From a region of the Buchnera aphidicola (Floraphis choui) genome:
- the infB gene encoding translation initiation factor IF-2, giving the protein MMEINIKNLANEMKISVEKLIQKCISAGILKDKYDYITSHEKEILDKYLKNTSSILKNTLTLKRKTRSILNISHMGGKNKCIQVEIRKKKTYTKPSKEIQSNILKDITLISKDSKSNLSIIGKQNDSAIYPNKNIIKNRCVFSNLKRNITSNKVKKKSHNLSNNIQNKNNIFKSEELKRHTEQYSSFNSKKTTKDRTINRNQSSIIRHNNNISNVIRTNHRRNSNSGIEVNYRLNSNKIKTNLRHKKNKNYFEKNSNYRDLKKSTHLEKNNNNYSNSALQQVFKRPSYVVNRDIIIRDTITVSELANKMAIKSSDLIKIMMKLGYIVTINQNLSKDIAQLVAEEIGHKVTIYYDNALETKVMKNRHTHDKSVQSRPPIVTIMGHVDHGKTSLLDYIRLTKTVSQESGGITQHIGAYYIEVNNKIITFLDTPGHAAFTAMRARGTKITDMVVLVIAADDGVKPQTIEAIQHAQAASVPILVAINKIDKLNSEPDKIKNELMKYNIVPEEWGGDNIFINVSAKSGEGVNNLLRSILLQAEILELKVIYNGMATGLVIESFLDKGKGPVASVLIKEGILKKGDIVLCGLEYGKVRAIENSLGQEVQSISPSIPAKILGLSGVPIAGDKIIVVNSEKEAREVALYRQKKFREKKLAKKKIFELSNIFEKIKKDNILELNIILKSDVQGSLEAISDSLKKLSNNNVKIKIIGKGVGNITETDASLAIASKAIIIGFNVKVDFSAKRIIELENIDLRCYSVIYHIIDEVKNSIHGMTLPKYKRKIMGLAEVRNVFKSPKFGSIAGCMVIEGIVKRNDFIRILRKNKVIYEGELESLRRFKEDINEVRNGVECGIGIKNYNDIRINDLIEAFCTSRVK; this is encoded by the coding sequence ATTATGGAAATAAATATAAAAAATCTAGCTAATGAAATGAAGATTTCAGTAGAAAAGTTAATACAAAAATGTATTAGCGCAGGTATTCTAAAAGACAAATATGATTATATCACTTCTCATGAAAAAGAAATCTTAGATAAGTATTTAAAGAATACTAGTTCTATTTTAAAAAATACATTAACTTTAAAAAGAAAAACTCGTAGTATTTTGAATATATCTCATATGGGAGGAAAAAATAAATGTATACAAGTTGAGATTAGAAAAAAGAAAACATATACTAAACCAAGTAAAGAAATTCAAAGTAATATATTAAAAGATATCACTTTAATTTCTAAAGATAGTAAAAGTAATTTATCTATTATAGGAAAACAAAATGACAGCGCAATTTATCCTAACAAAAATATTATTAAAAATCGTTGTGTTTTTAGTAATTTAAAACGAAATATAACATCTAATAAAGTTAAGAAAAAATCACACAATTTATCTAATAATATTCAAAATAAAAATAATATTTTTAAATCAGAAGAGTTAAAGCGTCATACAGAACAATATTCTTCTTTTAATAGTAAAAAAACAACTAAAGATAGAACAATAAATAGAAATCAATCGTCGATAATACGTCATAATAATAACATTTCTAATGTTATTCGTACTAATCATCGTCGTAATAGCAATAGTGGAATAGAAGTTAATTATCGATTAAATAGTAATAAAATTAAAACAAATTTACGTCATAAAAAAAATAAAAATTATTTTGAAAAAAATAGTAACTATAGAGATTTAAAAAAGTCTACTCATTTAGAAAAAAATAATAATAATTATAGTAATAGTGCTCTACAACAAGTATTTAAAAGACCATCATACGTAGTAAATCGAGATATAATTATTCGAGATACAATTACGGTATCTGAATTAGCTAATAAAATGGCAATAAAAAGTTCTGATTTAATTAAAATTATGATGAAATTAGGTTATATTGTTACTATTAATCAAAATCTTAGTAAAGATATAGCACAATTAGTAGCAGAAGAAATAGGGCACAAAGTTACTATATATTATGATAATGCATTAGAAACAAAGGTCATGAAAAATCGACATACTCATGATAAATCTGTGCAATCTCGTCCTCCTATAGTAACTATCATGGGTCATGTAGACCATGGAAAAACATCGTTGTTAGATTATATTAGGTTAACTAAAACTGTTTCTCAGGAATCTGGTGGTATCACTCAACACATAGGTGCATACTATATTGAAGTAAATAATAAAATTATTACATTTCTAGACACTCCTGGTCATGCTGCTTTTACTGCAATGAGAGCTCGTGGAACTAAAATTACAGATATGGTTGTTTTAGTTATTGCTGCTGATGATGGAGTAAAACCTCAGACAATTGAAGCTATACAACACGCTCAAGCAGCATCAGTACCTATATTAGTAGCAATTAATAAAATAGATAAGTTAAATTCAGAACCGGATAAAATTAAAAATGAATTAATGAAATACAATATTGTTCCAGAAGAATGGGGGGGTGATAATATTTTTATAAACGTTTCAGCTAAATCAGGAGAAGGAGTTAATAACTTATTAAGATCTATTTTACTACAAGCTGAAATTTTAGAATTAAAGGTAATCTATAATGGCATGGCTACAGGCTTGGTTATTGAATCGTTTTTGGATAAAGGAAAAGGCCCAGTTGCTTCAGTTTTAATAAAAGAAGGAATTTTAAAAAAAGGAGATATAGTATTATGTGGATTAGAATACGGAAAAGTTCGTGCTATAGAAAATTCTTTAGGACAAGAAGTTCAATCTATTAGTCCTTCTATTCCAGCTAAAATATTAGGTTTGTCAGGAGTTCCTATAGCTGGAGATAAAATTATTGTTGTAAATAGTGAAAAAGAAGCGCGTGAAGTTGCTTTATATCGTCAAAAAAAGTTTAGAGAAAAAAAATTAGCTAAAAAGAAAATATTTGAATTATCTAACATTTTCGAAAAAATAAAAAAAGATAATATTTTAGAACTTAACATTATTTTAAAATCAGATGTTCAGGGTTCATTGGAGGCAATTTCTGATTCTTTAAAAAAATTATCTAATAATAATGTAAAAATAAAAATTATAGGAAAAGGAGTAGGAAATATTACAGAAACTGATGCATCTCTTGCTATAGCTTCAAAGGCTATTATTATAGGTTTTAACGTTAAAGTAGATTTTTCTGCAAAACGAATTATTGAATTAGAAAATATAGATTTACGTTGTTATTCGGTAATATATCATATTATTGATGAAGTAAAAAACTCTATACATGGTATGACATTACCAAAATATAAACGAAAAATCATGGGATTAGCAGAAGTAAGGAACGTTTTTAAATCTCCAAAGTTTGGAAGCATAGCTGGATGTATGGTGATTGAAGGTATAGTAAAACGCAATGATTTTATCCGAATATTAAGAAAAAATAAAGTTATTTATGAAGGAGAATTAGAATCTTTGAGAAGATTCAAAGAAGATATAAATGAAGTAAGAAATGGAGTAGAATGTGGTATTGGAATAAAAAATTATAATGATATTCGTATTAACGATTTAATTGAAGCATTTTGTACATCACGAGTGAAATAA
- the pyrI gene encoding aspartate carbamoyltransferase regulatory subunit, giving the protein MNQISKLKVEAINRGSVIDHIPARIGFKLLTLFKFTETEQRITIGLNLPSRKLIKKDLIKIENIFLTDDQINQLSIYAPCATVNHINDYKLVGKIFPAVPNHIDQILTCPNSNCVSNDAEIASSFKFKKNSDIYLVCKYCEKEFKKNIILLNQCQ; this is encoded by the coding sequence ATGAATCAAATTAGCAAACTAAAAGTAGAAGCTATCAACCGCGGAAGCGTAATTGATCACATTCCAGCTCGAATTGGGTTTAAATTATTAACGTTATTTAAATTTACAGAAACAGAGCAACGAATTACTATAGGATTAAATTTGCCTTCAAGAAAATTAATAAAAAAAGATCTCATAAAAATAGAAAATATATTCTTAACAGATGATCAAATAAACCAGTTATCTATCTATGCTCCATGTGCAACAGTCAACCATATTAATGACTACAAATTAGTCGGAAAAATTTTTCCTGCCGTACCTAATCATATAGACCAAATATTAACTTGTCCTAACAGTAATTGTGTAAGCAATGATGCAGAAATTGCTTCTAGCTTCAAATTTAAAAAAAATAGTGATATTTATCTAGTATGTAAGTATTGTGAAAAAGAATTTAAAAAAAATATAATTTTGCTAAACCAATGTCAATAA
- the nusA gene encoding transcription termination factor NusA has product MNKEILAVVEAVSNEKSLPREKIFEALESALAIATKKKYDQEIDVRVKIDRKNGSFETFRRWLVVHEVFHPTKEITFEAAQFENNSIKINDYIEDKITSVIFDRITTQTAKQVIIQKVREAERAMIVDQFQSHSGKIVTGIVKKINRDSITLDLGNNAEALILKEDMLPRENFRLGDRIRGVLYAIYPEVRGIQLFVSRSKPEMLIELFKIEVPEIGESIIEIKAAARDPGSRAKIAVKSNDKRTDPVGACVGMRGARVQAVSSELCGERIDIVLWDDNAAQFVINSMAPADVSSIVVDEENRTMDIAVDSRNLAQAIGRNGQNVRLASQLSGWEINVMTVDDLKIKHQKEADKILNIFKEYLQVNEKFLRILIEEGFSSIEELAYIPFEELLNVNNIDKELALLIRSEAKKALTIIEKKHQEKLREKQPKQELLNLKGMNQIIASKLAKKNIYDLEELADQGIDDLVDIEELNINTAGSLIMEARNICWFNKKN; this is encoded by the coding sequence ATGAATAAAGAAATCTTAGCTGTTGTGGAAGCTGTTTCTAATGAAAAATCTCTTCCTCGTGAAAAAATTTTTGAGGCGTTAGAGAGTGCATTAGCAATAGCAACTAAAAAAAAATATGATCAAGAAATTGATGTACGAGTAAAGATTGATCGAAAAAATGGAAGTTTTGAAACATTTCGTCGTTGGTTAGTAGTTCATGAAGTATTTCATCCAACGAAAGAAATTACATTTGAAGCTGCTCAATTTGAAAACAATTCAATAAAAATTAATGATTATATAGAAGATAAAATAACATCAGTTATATTCGATAGAATAACCACTCAGACAGCAAAGCAAGTAATTATTCAAAAAGTAAGAGAAGCTGAAAGAGCAATGATTGTAGATCAATTTCAAAGTCATTCTGGTAAAATCGTGACAGGAATAGTAAAAAAGATCAATAGAGATAGTATCACTTTAGATTTAGGAAATAATGCTGAAGCATTAATTTTAAAAGAAGATATGTTACCGAGAGAAAATTTTAGATTAGGTGATCGTATAAGAGGCGTTCTTTATGCTATTTATCCTGAAGTTAGAGGCATTCAACTATTTGTTAGTAGATCAAAACCTGAAATGTTAATTGAATTGTTCAAAATAGAAGTTCCTGAAATAGGAGAATCGATTATTGAAATAAAAGCAGCAGCTCGTGATCCAGGATCTAGAGCTAAAATTGCGGTCAAGAGCAATGATAAACGAACTGATCCAGTTGGTGCTTGTGTGGGAATGAGAGGAGCTCGTGTACAAGCAGTATCTAGTGAACTATGTGGTGAACGAATTGATATTGTATTATGGGATGATAATGCAGCTCAATTTGTTATTAATTCTATGGCTCCTGCAGATGTTTCTTCTATTGTAGTAGATGAGGAAAATCGTACAATGGATATTGCTGTAGATTCTAGAAATTTAGCTCAAGCTATTGGAAGAAATGGTCAAAATGTTCGTTTAGCTTCCCAACTTAGTGGTTGGGAAATTAATGTTATGACAGTTGATGATTTAAAAATAAAACATCAAAAAGAAGCTGATAAAATTTTAAATATTTTTAAAGAGTATCTACAAGTAAATGAGAAATTTTTAAGAATTTTAATTGAAGAAGGTTTTTCTTCGATAGAAGAATTAGCTTATATCCCGTTTGAAGAATTGCTTAATGTTAATAATATTGACAAAGAATTAGCTTTATTAATTCGATCAGAAGCAAAAAAAGCTTTGACAATAATAGAAAAAAAACATCAGGAGAAATTGAGAGAAAAACAACCTAAACAAGAATTATTAAATTTAAAAGGAATGAATCAGATAATAGCTTCTAAATTAGCAAAAAAAAATATTTATGACTTAGAAGAATTAGCTGATCAAGGAATAGATGATTTAGTTGACATTGAAGAACTTAATATTAATACAGCTGGTTCTTTAATTATGGAAGCACGTAATATATGTTGGTTTAATAAAAAGAATTAA
- the secG gene encoding preprotein translocase subunit SecG, protein MYSFFLGVFIFVSICLIFLIMIQNRKDGSGNSSFSSVKSPQVITYYNDNMLTCVTGIFAFLFFFVSLIICNISYNNIL, encoded by the coding sequence ATGTACAGTTTTTTTTTGGGAGTTTTTATATTTGTTTCTATTTGTCTTATTTTTTTAATTATGATACAAAATAGAAAAGATGGTAGTGGAAATTCTAGTTTTAGTTCAGTAAAATCACCTCAGGTAATAACGTATTATAATGATAATATGTTAACCTGTGTTACAGGTATATTCGCTTTTTTGTTTTTTTTTGTTAGTTTAATAATATGTAATATTAGTTATAATAATATTCTTTGA
- a CDS encoding DEAD/DEAH box helicase produces the protein MIHTYKATFFGLGLNSYIINSLNDLGYIEPSPIQIACIPHLLKGRDVLGMAQTGSGKTAAFALPLLNNIKLNLKIPQILVLTPTRELAVQVAEAFSYFSKKLIGIHVLALYGGQRYDVQLKALRQGPQIIVGTPGRLLDHLKRGTLNLSNLNGLVLDEADEMLRMGFIEDVETIMTKIPAKHQTALFSATMPDAIRRISKRFMNNPKEIKIKSNTITRPDIQQSYWIVYGRKTDALIRFLEAEDFSATIIFVRTKNATLEVSEALERNGYNSAALNGDMNQTLREQTLEKLKDGRLDILIATDVAARGLDVDRISLVINYDIPMDVESYVHRIGRTGRAGRKGKALLFVENRERRLLRNIERIMKLTMIEVTLPKIELLSRRRLEKFSKKLQLQLKSSDLDQYRNLLPKLQPSSELDIESLAAALLKMAQGERLLVIKPDALINSTRNSKDTNRHDNNKSNIRFHRDNKASNVMDLYRIEVGRNDGIEVRHIVGAIANEGDISSKHIGNIRLFSTYSTIELPTGLLKNLSKLFLHTKILNKPINIKLLYNMKFRNNYRLRDQKKNYNSIHPNSKSIIERRKTVKNTHQKDKNLSFYHRKNT, from the coding sequence ATGATTCATACTTATAAAGCAACATTTTTTGGTTTAGGTTTAAATTCGTATATCATAAATTCATTAAATGATCTGGGATATATAGAACCATCTCCTATTCAAATAGCGTGTATCCCACATCTTTTAAAAGGAAGAGATGTATTAGGAATGGCACAAACAGGTAGCGGAAAAACTGCAGCTTTTGCATTGCCTCTATTAAATAACATAAAATTAAATTTAAAAATTCCTCAGATTTTAGTTTTAACACCTACTCGTGAATTAGCAGTTCAAGTTGCTGAAGCTTTTTCTTATTTTTCAAAAAAATTAATTGGAATTCATGTACTAGCCTTATATGGTGGACAACGATATGATGTTCAATTAAAAGCTCTTCGTCAAGGGCCACAAATTATTGTTGGTACTCCTGGACGTCTTCTTGATCATTTAAAGAGAGGAACACTTAATTTATCTAATTTAAATGGTTTAGTATTAGATGAAGCAGATGAAATGTTAAGAATGGGATTTATAGAAGATGTAGAAACTATTATGACAAAAATTCCAGCTAAACATCAAACAGCCTTATTTTCTGCTACTATGCCAGACGCTATTCGAAGAATTTCCAAAAGATTTATGAATAATCCAAAGGAAATAAAAATTAAATCCAATACTATCACACGTCCTGATATTCAGCAAAGTTATTGGATAGTTTATGGTAGAAAAACTGATGCACTAATTCGATTTTTAGAAGCAGAAGATTTTTCTGCGACTATTATATTTGTACGTACTAAAAATGCTACATTAGAAGTATCAGAAGCTTTAGAGCGGAATGGTTATAATAGTGCTGCATTAAATGGTGATATGAATCAAACACTCAGAGAACAAACATTAGAAAAATTAAAAGATGGAAGATTAGATATATTAATAGCTACAGATGTTGCTGCGCGCGGGCTAGATGTTGATCGTATCAGTTTGGTTATTAATTATGATATTCCAATGGATGTTGAATCTTATGTTCATCGTATTGGGCGTACAGGTCGTGCAGGAAGAAAAGGTAAGGCATTGTTATTTGTTGAAAATCGTGAACGACGTTTATTAAGAAATATTGAAAGAATAATGAAATTAACTATGATAGAAGTGACTTTGCCAAAGATTGAGTTACTAAGCAGAAGACGATTAGAAAAATTTTCTAAAAAATTACAATTACAATTAAAAAGTTCAGATTTAGATCAATATCGTAATTTATTACCTAAATTACAGCCTTCATCTGAATTAGATATAGAGTCGCTAGCTGCTGCATTGTTAAAAATGGCACAAGGAGAACGTCTTTTAGTTATCAAACCTGATGCATTAATAAATTCTACTAGAAATTCAAAAGATACTAATCGACATGATAATAATAAAAGTAATATTCGATTTCATCGTGATAATAAAGCAAGTAATGTTATGGATCTATATCGCATTGAAGTAGGTCGAAATGATGGTATAGAAGTACGTCATATAGTTGGAGCTATTGCTAATGAAGGAGACATTAGCAGTAAACATATTGGTAACATTAGGTTGTTTTCAACTTATTCTACTATTGAATTGCCAACGGGATTACTAAAAAATCTTTCAAAATTATTTTTACATACTAAAATACTTAATAAGCCTATTAATATAAAATTATTATATAATATGAAATTTAGAAATAATTATCGATTAAGAGATCAGAAAAAAAATTATAATAGTATACATCCAAATTCTAAGAGTATAATTGAACGAAGAAAAACAGTTAAAAATACTCATCAGAAAGACAAAAATTTATCTTTTTATCATAGAAAAAATACTTGA
- the rbfA gene encoding 30S ribosome-binding factor RbfA, whose protein sequence is MLQSNRFFRVSKELQKAISWIICHSLKDPRLKVLITVLEVETSRDFSYSKIYISSFDKTKTLFPKDVILILQKSSRYIRYLLAKKICLRIIPTLHFIYDDSFIKGMKISSLIDRSLKKK, encoded by the coding sequence ATGTTGCAATCTAACCGTTTTTTTCGTGTATCAAAGGAGCTGCAAAAAGCAATATCATGGATTATTTGTCATTCTTTAAAAGATCCTCGTTTAAAAGTATTGATAACAGTATTAGAGGTAGAAACTTCTCGTGATTTTAGTTACTCTAAAATATATATTAGTTCATTCGATAAAACTAAAACATTATTTCCTAAAGATGTAATATTAATATTACAAAAATCTTCACGTTATATAAGATATTTATTGGCAAAAAAAATTTGTTTACGAATTATTCCTACTTTACATTTTATTTATGATGATTCATTTATTAAAGGTATGAAAATAAGTAGTTTAATTGATAGATCTTTAAAAAAAAAATAG
- a CDS encoding RidA family protein produces MNITINKSKIPNPIGPYKTVVKAGNLIFISGQISNSSDFNDYNNNISIQTKEILNNIKHILDESNAHIKDIVKTTLFITNLKYLNIVNDIYKDFFLKYSNCFPARSCIEVSNLPKDALIEIEVIAYKKNNS; encoded by the coding sequence ATGAACATTACAATTAATAAGTCTAAAATACCTAATCCTATCGGGCCTTATAAAACAGTAGTAAAAGCAGGAAATTTAATCTTTATATCTGGTCAAATTTCTAATTCTAGTGATTTTAATGACTATAACAATAATATTTCTATTCAAACTAAAGAAATATTAAATAATATTAAACATATTTTAGACGAATCTAACGCGCACATTAAAGATATCGTAAAAACTACTTTATTTATAACTAACTTAAAATACTTAAATATCGTAAATGATATATATAAAGATTTTTTTTTAAAATATTCTAATTGCTTTCCAGCTAGATCTTGCATTGAGGTATCTAATCTACCCAAAGATGCCTTAATTGAAATTGAAGTGATTGCTTACAAAAAAAATAATTCTTAA
- the truB gene encoding tRNA pseudouridine(55) synthase TruB, which translates to MFLNKFRTVDGILLIDKPSGFSSNNILQKVKYILNIKKAGHSGSLDPIATGMLLICCGEATKYSQFLFNTNKRYRVIAKLGQTTNTSDSEGKVIKTRIVNFLFTHLIETLNSFKGDIQQIPPMYSAIKYKGKSLYKYARKGIFIPRKSRKITIYRLKYINCYNVFLELEVTCSKGTYIRTLIEDIGENLGCGAHVIKLRRLQVDKYPISKMITIDQLQSLSQYSSKLFLKQLYKILIPLDTPVLDFPEINLSSNDANKIQNGKKIKVFCTLKSSFFRITAGKSQSFIGIGRVNKNQELLPYRLVLKRKF; encoded by the coding sequence ATGTTTCTTAATAAATTTAGAACAGTTGATGGAATATTATTAATAGATAAACCAAGCGGGTTTTCTTCTAATAATATTTTACAAAAAGTGAAGTATATTTTAAATATAAAGAAAGCTGGGCATTCAGGATCTTTAGATCCTATTGCTACGGGTATGCTACTTATATGTTGCGGAGAAGCAACAAAATATTCTCAATTTTTGTTTAATACTAATAAACGTTATCGAGTAATAGCTAAGCTTGGGCAGACTACAAATACGTCTGATTCTGAAGGTAAAGTGATAAAGACTAGAATAGTAAATTTTTTGTTTACGCATTTAATTGAAACTTTAAATTCTTTTAAAGGTGACATACAACAAATTCCTCCAATGTATTCTGCAATTAAATATAAAGGCAAATCATTATATAAATATGCTAGAAAAGGAATTTTTATACCGAGAAAAAGTCGAAAAATTACTATTTATAGGTTAAAATACATTAATTGTTATAATGTATTTTTAGAATTAGAAGTTACGTGTTCTAAAGGAACTTATATAAGAACTTTAATAGAGGATATAGGAGAAAATTTAGGATGTGGAGCGCACGTAATTAAATTACGTAGATTGCAAGTGGATAAGTATCCTATTTCTAAAATGATTACTATAGATCAACTTCAATCGTTAAGTCAATATAGTTCAAAATTATTTTTAAAACAATTATATAAAATTTTAATCCCATTAGATACTCCTGTATTAGATTTTCCAGAAATAAATTTATCTAGTAATGATGCAAATAAAATTCAAAATGGAAAAAAAATAAAAGTTTTTTGTACTTTAAAAAGTTCGTTTTTTCGAATAACAGCAGGAAAAAGTCAAAGTTTTATTGGAATAGGAAGAGTAAATAAAAATCAAGAATTGTTGCCTTATCGTTTAGTTTTAAAACGTAAATTTTAA
- the pnp gene encoding polyribonucleotide nucleotidyltransferase produces the protein MFNPIIRKFQYGQHTVTLETGIMARQATAAIMVSMDDTVVFVTVVGQKKLLLGQKFFPLTVNYQERTYSAGRIPGGFFRREGRPSENEILISRLIDRPLRPLFPKRFFNEVQIIATVVSLNPQVNPDIVAIIGASAALSISGLPFFGPIGAARVGYINNEYVLNPSVDQIKSSTLDLVISGTKKSVLMVEAEANILSEDEIMQAIIFGHRQQQVVIQNINSLMHEVNKPIWENYLCPINERLKLRIVELSKNDINSAYNIFNKKERLETLDNIKSNVALTLMNEDFVVDESEIESIFYDIEKDTVRTRIINDKIRIDGRKKDTIRALDVRIGILPRAHGSALFTRGETQSLVSVTLGTSRDAQNIDELLGDRIENFLFHYNFPPYSVGEIGIIGSPKRREIGHGKLAKRSILAVMPKLEAFPYTIRIVSEITESNGSSSMASVCGASLALMDAGVPISSSIAGIAMGLVKEKNEFIILSDILGDEDHLGDMDFKVAGSKNGVTALQMDIKIEGITNDIIRLALYQAKKARLYILNTMKKSLQFPRKDISEFAPRIHTIQINPEKIKDVIGKGGSVIRMLTEETGTTIEIEDNGTVKISAMIQEKAKNAIRRIQEITAEIKVGKIYSGKVTRIVDFGAFVSIGIGKEGLVHISQISNKRIDKVENHLSLDQKVFVKVLEIDRQGRLRLSIKENKKVLY, from the coding sequence TTGTTTAATCCTATTATACGTAAATTTCAATATGGTCAACACACTGTTACGTTAGAAACAGGCATAATGGCTAGACAAGCTACTGCAGCTATAATGGTTAGTATGGATGATACTGTAGTATTTGTAACTGTTGTTGGTCAAAAAAAACTATTGCTAGGTCAAAAATTTTTTCCATTAACAGTAAATTATCAAGAAAGAACATATTCTGCAGGCCGCATACCTGGTGGTTTTTTTCGTCGTGAAGGTAGACCTAGTGAAAATGAAATACTTATTTCTCGTTTAATTGATCGTCCTCTCCGTCCTTTGTTTCCTAAAAGATTTTTTAATGAAGTACAAATTATTGCAACAGTTGTTTCATTAAATCCCCAGGTAAATCCTGATATAGTTGCAATAATTGGTGCATCTGCAGCATTGAGTATATCTGGATTGCCTTTTTTTGGTCCTATTGGTGCTGCTAGAGTTGGTTACATTAATAATGAATATGTATTAAATCCAAGTGTTGATCAAATTAAATCTAGTACTTTGGATTTAGTAATATCCGGAACAAAAAAATCTGTTTTAATGGTTGAGGCAGAAGCTAACATCTTGTCTGAAGATGAAATAATGCAAGCGATAATTTTTGGGCATCGTCAACAACAAGTAGTTATTCAAAATATTAATAGTTTAATGCACGAAGTTAATAAACCTATTTGGGAGAATTATTTATGTCCTATAAATGAACGTTTAAAATTGCGAATAGTTGAACTTTCTAAAAATGATATAAATAGTGCATATAATATTTTTAATAAGAAAGAAAGGTTGGAAACGTTAGATAATATTAAATCAAATGTAGCATTAACTTTAATGAACGAAGATTTCGTTGTAGATGAATCAGAAATAGAATCTATATTTTATGATATTGAAAAAGATACAGTTCGTACTCGAATTATAAATGATAAGATTCGAATAGATGGTAGAAAAAAAGATACGATTCGTGCTTTGGATGTTCGTATAGGAATATTACCTAGAGCACATGGATCTGCGTTATTTACACGAGGTGAAACTCAATCTTTAGTATCGGTCACATTAGGTACGTCTCGAGATGCTCAAAACATAGATGAGTTATTAGGAGATAGAATAGAAAACTTTTTGTTTCATTATAATTTTCCTCCTTACTCTGTAGGGGAAATAGGCATTATAGGTTCTCCTAAGCGTCGTGAAATAGGACATGGAAAACTAGCAAAACGTAGTATACTAGCAGTTATGCCAAAATTGGAAGCATTTCCTTACACAATACGTATAGTTTCTGAAATTACTGAATCAAATGGATCCTCCTCTATGGCTTCAGTTTGCGGTGCTTCTTTGGCTCTTATGGATGCCGGAGTTCCAATATCTTCTTCTATAGCAGGTATAGCTATGGGATTAGTAAAAGAAAAAAATGAATTTATAATATTGTCTGATATTTTAGGAGATGAAGATCACTTAGGAGATATGGACTTTAAAGTAGCTGGTAGTAAAAATGGAGTTACTGCTCTTCAAATGGATATAAAAATTGAGGGTATCACTAATGATATAATAAGATTAGCATTATATCAAGCAAAGAAAGCTAGACTTTATATTCTAAATACTATGAAAAAATCTTTGCAATTTCCAAGAAAAGATATTTCTGAATTCGCTCCTAGAATACATACTATTCAAATTAATCCTGAAAAAATAAAAGATGTAATCGGAAAAGGTGGTTCAGTAATTCGTATGTTAACTGAAGAAACCGGAACTACTATTGAAATTGAAGATAATGGAACTGTTAAAATTTCTGCTATGATACAAGAAAAAGCTAAAAATGCTATTCGTAGAATTCAAGAAATTACTGCTGAAATTAAGGTTGGAAAAATTTATAGTGGTAAAGTAACACGAATTGTTGATTTTGGTGCGTTTGTTTCTATTGGAATAGGAAAAGAAGGACTAGTTCATATTTCTCAGATTTCTAATAAGCGTATAGATAAAGTAGAAAATCATCTTAGTTTAGATCAAAAAGTATTTGTAAAAGTTTTAGAAATAGATCGACAAGGTCGACTACGATTAAGTATTAAAGAAAATAAAAAAGTTTTATATTAA
- the rpsO gene encoding 30S ribosomal protein S15: MSLNIIKKSNLILTFGANEKDSGCSEVQISLLTDRINCLQKHFSIHKKDHGSRRGLLNMVSHRRKLLNYLKRKNILRYTNIIDRLKLRR; the protein is encoded by the coding sequence ATGTCCTTAAACATCATTAAAAAAAGCAATTTGATTTTAACATTTGGTGCTAATGAGAAAGATAGTGGATGTTCTGAAGTTCAAATTTCTTTATTGACAGATAGAATAAATTGTTTACAAAAACATTTTTCTATTCATAAAAAAGATCACGGTAGTAGGCGTGGATTACTAAATATGGTATCACATCGTAGAAAATTATTAAATTATTTAAAAAGAAAAAACATATTACGTTATACGAATATAATTGATCGATTAAAATTACGTCGTTAA